Proteins encoded within one genomic window of Nitrospira sp.:
- a CDS encoding tetratricopeptide repeat protein: MPDSMVNSAEFEVGPAERYERGIALKKAGLHKAAIDQFEMAAVDTSLAVKAHAQIGLCYKLSGCYEEAIPAFQKALKSTPASSKETVQILYVLGRTLESLGRIAETLEAYRWIRREDPAYRDVAERIEQLSSRRPTVATKKS, translated from the coding sequence ATGCCAGATTCGATGGTGAACTCGGCTGAGTTTGAGGTAGGTCCGGCGGAACGATACGAGCGGGGAATCGCGCTCAAAAAGGCCGGGCTGCATAAGGCCGCCATCGATCAGTTTGAGATGGCTGCCGTCGATACGTCATTGGCCGTGAAAGCTCATGCGCAGATTGGGCTTTGTTATAAATTATCAGGCTGCTATGAGGAGGCCATTCCGGCGTTTCAGAAGGCGCTCAAATCCACACCGGCCTCATCAAAGGAGACCGTTCAGATACTCTATGTCCTCGGTCGAACCCTGGAATCGTTGGGCCGGATTGCAGAAACACTCGAAGCCTATCGCTGGATCAGGCGGGAAGATCCAGCCTATCGGGATGTGGCTGAACGTATCGAGCAACTTAGCTCTCGCCGTCCGACAGTGGCCACAAAAAAGAGCTAG
- a CDS encoding phosphohistidine phosphatase SixA has product MDCILIRHGIAVEPDEWEGAEENRPLTEKGKKRVKQAAVGLAALDCKPTHLLTSPFVRAYDTARILRTVVCPVLKVETREELAVGAKPEQLVALLNTLPSDSVVICVGHEPQLGEVVSLLLCGKILPNFPFKKSGAACIEAEGIIKPNQGRLRWWLPPLQLRVLGKRTRRENQDESS; this is encoded by the coding sequence ATGGACTGTATTCTGATTCGCCATGGCATTGCGGTAGAACCCGACGAGTGGGAAGGAGCAGAAGAAAATCGTCCGCTTACGGAGAAGGGCAAAAAGCGTGTCAAGCAGGCCGCTGTAGGGCTCGCTGCACTTGACTGTAAGCCGACCCATCTGCTTACGAGCCCGTTCGTGCGGGCCTACGATACGGCGAGGATTCTGCGTACGGTCGTCTGTCCGGTTCTAAAGGTCGAGACACGGGAAGAGTTGGCCGTCGGAGCGAAGCCGGAGCAGCTTGTCGCACTTCTCAACACGCTTCCCTCGGACTCGGTGGTGATCTGTGTGGGACATGAGCCTCAGCTTGGTGAAGTGGTGAGTCTGTTGCTTTGTGGAAAAATCCTTCCCAACTTTCCTTTCAAGAAGTCTGGCGCTGCATGCATTGAGGCAGAGGGTATCATCAAGCCGAATCAGGGGCGGTTGCGCTGGTGGTTGCCACCGCTGCAGCTGCGGGTCTTGGGCAAGCGAACGCGGAGAGAGAATCAGGATGAATCGTCTTAG
- a CDS encoding thymidylate kinase: MADARFFGDGLKYLDPSDLKGKLIAIEGTDGVGRTTHLEMLQEWLEIQGYGVMTTGWTRSNLMSKTIEVAKAGNILDRWSLSLLYATDFADRLEHQIIPALRSGFVVLADRYIYTAFARDFVRGADRTWIRDVLGFALIPDLVCYLRIDVETLALRVIETTGMNYWESGMDLRLGVDLYDSFKKYQSLLIGEFDKMALEFHFNVVDARKSPEEIQNELRGYILPVLQNHKLPSGTKAVPS; encoded by the coding sequence ATGGCCGACGCACGCTTTTTTGGCGACGGTTTGAAATACCTAGATCCGAGTGACCTGAAAGGCAAGTTGATCGCCATCGAGGGGACGGACGGAGTGGGGCGAACGACGCACCTTGAAATGTTGCAGGAATGGCTGGAGATCCAGGGGTACGGGGTGATGACGACCGGTTGGACCCGCTCCAACCTCATGTCTAAGACGATCGAAGTAGCGAAGGCCGGCAATATTCTTGACCGTTGGTCACTCAGTCTCCTCTATGCGACGGATTTTGCTGATCGCCTCGAACATCAGATCATTCCGGCTCTTCGATCAGGGTTCGTCGTCCTGGCGGATCGCTATATCTATACAGCGTTCGCCCGCGATTTTGTGCGTGGCGCCGACCGCACATGGATCCGAGATGTGCTTGGGTTTGCGTTGATTCCCGACCTCGTGTGTTACCTCCGTATTGACGTCGAGACTCTGGCGCTTCGAGTCATCGAAACCACTGGAATGAACTACTGGGAATCTGGCATGGATCTCCGTCTTGGAGTGGACCTGTATGATAGTTTCAAGAAATACCAATCGCTGCTGATCGGAGAGTTCGACAAGATGGCCCTGGAATTTCACTTCAACGTCGTCGACGCGCGAAAGTCTCCCGAAGAGATCCAGAACGAGCTTCGAGGGTATATTCTCCCGGTATTACAAAACCACAAGCTTCCCAGCGGTACGAAAGCAGTCCCGTCCTAA
- the tmk gene encoding dTMP kinase, which yields MIESHLLTTASHPHPGKLIIVEGIDGSGKSTQLQLLHKWLESKGHKVFFTEWNSSELVKETTKRGKKSKSLTPTTFSLLHATDFASRLYHQILPPLKAGMIVLADRYIYTAFARDVVRGVANEWVRKLYAFAIKPDMAFYFNVPIEVAISRLLRGTRGQFKYYEAGMDMDLSPDVTESFRLFQSRILAEYDKIVGEFGLLTMDATQDIETQQEQMRALVEEALRGYKPRRGTYGRRTLFWRRFEIPRSE from the coding sequence ATGATCGAATCCCACCTACTCACGACAGCCTCTCATCCTCATCCAGGAAAGCTGATCATCGTCGAAGGCATTGATGGGTCGGGCAAAAGCACCCAACTACAACTGCTGCATAAGTGGCTTGAGTCCAAAGGCCACAAGGTGTTCTTTACCGAGTGGAATTCCTCGGAACTTGTGAAGGAGACCACGAAACGAGGAAAAAAGTCGAAAAGCCTCACCCCGACGACGTTCAGCCTCTTGCATGCCACAGACTTTGCCAGCCGCCTGTATCATCAAATACTCCCTCCCTTGAAAGCTGGCATGATCGTCCTCGCCGATCGCTATATCTACACGGCATTTGCACGCGACGTTGTGCGTGGCGTGGCCAACGAGTGGGTTCGGAAACTCTACGCGTTTGCGATCAAGCCCGACATGGCGTTTTACTTCAACGTCCCCATTGAAGTCGCCATTTCACGACTCTTGCGAGGCACTCGCGGCCAGTTCAAATACTATGAAGCCGGCATGGACATGGACCTGAGCCCTGACGTGACTGAAAGCTTCCGACTCTTTCAATCGCGGATCCTCGCAGAGTATGACAAGATCGTTGGCGAATTTGGTCTTTTGACGATGGATGCGACTCAAGATATCGAAACGCAACAGGAACAGATGCGGGCGCTCGTGGAAGAGGCGCTCCGTGGCTATAAACCAAGACGAGGCACCTATGGCCGACGCACGCTTTTTTGGCGACGGTTTGAAATACCTAGATCCGAGTGA
- a CDS encoding Ppx/GppA family phosphatase, which yields MSKLAVIDIGTNSIHMVLAEVLPDASFKILDRFKDMTRLGNGVFATKRLSDEAMSRALDVLKTLVTLARNKGFDRIVAIATSAVREAQNGGDFVSLLMEQMGLRVKVISGEEEARLIFLGVKHSIALPDGPTLVVDIGGGSVELIVGNRDGLIHGKSLKLGAIRLAEQCLPKTPPSESMMRTLKQVVITELRDALGCFKMKKFHSLVATSGMAGSAGEIIHLRHTGRPLPQLNLATVSLKDIRSLEAELSRSSVKARLAIPGLDPKRIDTLLPATVVLRCLLELSGLHALTLCDKAIREGVIYDFIARHREGLKAEQDIPDVRRRNVISLARRCQAPEIHSLHVANLALSLFDQTKREHHLGHQERTWLEYAAILHDVGYLINPRQHHKHAYYLIKHGDVGGLTAEDIDVVATVARYHRRSVPALKHEEFTRLTPRLQRVVKILASLLRIADGLDRTHFSLVQAVHVKSGKQITIQVHLTGDAEMELWAAKSRADLFEQVFRRRVQFSGMPLKTRQS from the coding sequence GTGTCTAAGCTCGCCGTCATCGATATTGGGACCAACTCGATTCATATGGTGCTGGCTGAAGTTCTCCCCGATGCCAGTTTTAAGATACTCGATCGATTTAAGGATATGACGCGGCTGGGCAACGGCGTCTTTGCCACCAAGCGGCTCTCGGATGAAGCCATGTCCAGAGCCCTGGACGTCCTCAAAACGTTGGTCACGTTGGCCCGGAACAAAGGCTTCGACCGGATCGTCGCCATCGCAACCAGTGCCGTGCGTGAAGCTCAAAACGGCGGTGATTTCGTCTCCTTGCTCATGGAGCAGATGGGACTGAGGGTCAAGGTCATCAGTGGGGAGGAAGAAGCCCGGCTCATTTTCCTGGGAGTCAAGCACAGTATCGCCCTTCCGGACGGACCGACACTTGTCGTTGACATCGGTGGCGGTTCCGTCGAATTGATCGTGGGGAATCGAGATGGCCTGATCCACGGGAAGAGTCTGAAGCTGGGAGCAATCCGCTTAGCGGAACAATGCCTTCCCAAGACACCTCCGTCGGAATCGATGATGCGCACCCTCAAGCAGGTCGTCATCACAGAGCTACGGGATGCGCTTGGATGCTTCAAGATGAAAAAGTTCCACTCCTTGGTCGCCACCTCCGGTATGGCAGGAAGTGCCGGTGAGATCATCCATCTCCGTCATACCGGCAGACCCTTGCCTCAGCTGAATCTTGCAACCGTGTCATTAAAGGATATCCGCAGCCTCGAAGCGGAGTTGTCTCGATCATCAGTGAAGGCTCGCCTGGCCATTCCCGGCCTGGACCCCAAGCGGATCGACACACTCTTGCCGGCGACCGTAGTCCTGCGATGTCTGTTGGAACTGTCGGGCCTTCACGCACTCACGCTGTGCGACAAGGCTATTCGTGAGGGTGTGATCTACGATTTTATCGCACGGCACCGAGAGGGGCTAAAAGCCGAACAAGATATTCCCGATGTTCGTCGTCGCAACGTGATCAGCCTTGCTCGACGCTGCCAGGCACCAGAAATTCATTCACTGCATGTGGCCAACTTGGCACTGAGTTTGTTCGATCAAACGAAGAGGGAACATCATTTAGGCCATCAAGAACGCACCTGGCTGGAATATGCCGCCATCTTGCATGATGTGGGGTACCTCATCAACCCGAGGCAGCATCACAAACATGCGTACTACTTGATCAAGCATGGCGACGTAGGAGGATTGACGGCCGAGGACATTGATGTGGTCGCCACCGTCGCCCGCTACCACCGGCGATCCGTACCGGCACTAAAACATGAAGAATTCACCCGTCTGACACCGCGCTTGCAACGTGTGGTCAAGATCCTTGCCTCGTTGTTACGGATCGCCGACGGACTCGATCGAACGCATTTCTCTCTGGTTCAGGCCGTGCACGTCAAGTCGGGGAAGCAAATCACGATCCAAGTTCATCTGACCGGGGATGCGGAGATGGAGTTGTGGGCCGCGAAGAGTAGAGCTGATCTTTTCGAACAAGTATTCCGCCGACGGGTGCAGTTTTCAGGAATGCCGCTAAAAACCAGACAATCATGA
- a CDS encoding DUF255 domain-containing protein: protein MSISTTTRPPNRLIHETSPYLLQHAHNPVDWYPWGPEALQLATTKNRPILLSIGYSACHWCHVMERESFENEAIAELMNRWFVCIKVDREERPDLDEIYMAATVTMNHGQGGWPMTVFLTPAQEPFFTGTYFPPEDRWGRPGFGSVLKKIADYWATRPSEVQDQAKELTAQLQRSKQPPSPISISESVFEEAVVQFTEDFDETHGGFGTAPKFPPAMGLSFLLRSHRRSGDPHTLTMVTKTLDMMAAGGIYDHIGGGFARYSTDARWLVPHFEKMLYDNALLARVYVEAYQVTKKPLYRQVATEILDYVRREMTGPEGGFYSSTDADSEGVEGKFFVWTPAEIQDVLKNDEDARRFCALYDITESGNWEQTNIPNRLRPLDDVTRQLNLTADELMEIAPRAKPLLYEARRHRVPPGLDDKVITSWNGMMLSAMAEAARVFGNAAYLESAQRTADFLLRSHAKPDGRLLRTSRGDRAHLDAYLEDYAYLTEGLLDLYEAGSSESYLQAAARLAEYLISDFMDHELGGFFTTATHHESLILRHREGTDGATPSANAVAASALARLSFHFDRDDWRRAAIAATRAYGRQLIRYPRAFAKSLAVVDFLIEGPVELALIGHESHNDLRAIREAVAQCYLPNRILATGSPGHPSSLPLLRDRPAVSGKPTLYICRNYTCRQPLTDPDAVSAALQADQTAPNEHGTEPTLLQGISLPGHATIQGTAAYASRSMARDGDAGLAHGFTVLGATGLTTTRIGFGTYRVDMQQADHRHALKKALRASCNLIDTSTNYTDGDSERLVGSVLAELAASGEVRREEIIVVSKIGYVQGQNLKLAEAKDKSGRPYPELVKYGEGIWHCIHPEFLADQLTLSLDRLGLATLDLCLLHNPEYFLAESKHRGSADLTALRGEFYARLERAFAYFETQVSAGRLRFYGVSSNTVTSPTDDPESTSLARIVQAAEAAARSVGASAHHFRVLQCPMNLIEAGATRTLNTGQPQLQTVLDYARQDNIAVLVNRPLNAMMTPNRMLRLADLPLEDPPIDIDQQLSTVGALEQEYRTTLAPNILSSGTETAPAEYFNWSAELHRIHPQIQGLEHWEQIEHHMIAPQINQVLQLLTRQLSGDGAEQWERWRQRYIPELLTLLRGFRREAILRSQAQTERVARTIDPLLPASHHTASLSQKMLWLLTSTPGVTCVLNGMRTPTYVEDSLAILRWEPIRETQPIYEAALMLPR from the coding sequence ATGTCAATCTCTACCACTACACGACCCCCGAATCGACTCATCCATGAAACCAGTCCCTACCTCCTGCAGCATGCACACAACCCCGTCGATTGGTATCCATGGGGACCGGAAGCGCTGCAGTTAGCGACGACAAAGAATCGTCCCATTCTGCTCTCGATCGGCTATTCCGCCTGCCACTGGTGCCATGTCATGGAACGGGAGTCCTTCGAGAACGAAGCGATTGCGGAGCTCATGAATCGATGGTTTGTCTGCATCAAGGTCGACCGGGAAGAACGGCCTGATCTCGATGAGATCTATATGGCCGCCACCGTCACGATGAATCATGGTCAGGGCGGTTGGCCGATGACGGTGTTTCTGACACCCGCGCAAGAGCCATTTTTTACAGGCACATATTTTCCTCCTGAAGACCGGTGGGGACGGCCTGGCTTCGGCTCCGTCCTGAAGAAGATTGCTGACTATTGGGCAACACGTCCCTCCGAAGTCCAGGATCAGGCCAAAGAACTGACGGCCCAGTTGCAACGTTCAAAACAGCCCCCCTCCCCCATCTCCATCAGCGAATCGGTGTTTGAAGAAGCGGTCGTCCAATTCACGGAGGACTTCGACGAAACCCACGGTGGGTTCGGCACGGCACCCAAGTTTCCCCCGGCGATGGGATTGTCGTTTTTACTCCGGAGTCACCGACGCTCGGGAGATCCGCATACGCTCACGATGGTGACCAAGACTCTCGACATGATGGCGGCCGGAGGGATCTACGACCACATCGGCGGCGGCTTTGCACGCTATTCGACCGACGCACGGTGGCTGGTGCCGCATTTTGAAAAAATGCTGTATGACAATGCGCTCCTGGCCCGCGTGTATGTCGAAGCCTATCAGGTGACCAAGAAGCCGCTCTATCGACAGGTGGCCACCGAGATTCTCGACTATGTGCGCCGAGAAATGACCGGACCGGAAGGCGGCTTCTATTCGTCGACGGATGCCGACTCCGAAGGCGTCGAAGGAAAATTCTTTGTTTGGACCCCTGCCGAGATACAGGACGTCCTTAAGAACGATGAGGACGCACGACGGTTCTGTGCACTCTACGACATCACGGAGTCAGGCAATTGGGAACAGACGAACATCCCCAATCGGCTGCGACCTCTCGACGACGTGACCAGACAGCTGAATCTGACCGCCGACGAGTTGATGGAAATCGCGCCCCGTGCGAAGCCTCTGTTGTACGAAGCACGCCGACATCGTGTCCCTCCGGGTCTGGATGACAAGGTGATTACCTCGTGGAACGGCATGATGCTGTCGGCCATGGCCGAGGCCGCCCGGGTCTTCGGAAACGCCGCTTATCTCGAGAGCGCGCAACGGACGGCCGACTTTCTGCTCCGCAGTCATGCTAAGCCGGACGGCCGCTTACTGCGCACCTCGCGCGGCGATCGCGCCCACCTCGATGCCTATCTTGAAGACTACGCATACCTGACAGAGGGATTGCTGGATCTCTATGAAGCCGGTTCATCCGAATCGTATCTCCAGGCAGCCGCACGACTGGCGGAGTACTTGATCAGTGACTTTATGGACCACGAGCTGGGCGGATTTTTCACGACGGCGACACACCATGAATCCCTCATCCTCCGACACCGGGAGGGCACGGACGGAGCCACGCCCAGCGCCAACGCCGTCGCCGCGTCCGCACTGGCCCGACTGTCCTTCCACTTTGATCGTGACGATTGGCGCCGCGCCGCCATCGCTGCCACACGCGCCTACGGTCGGCAACTGATTCGCTATCCACGCGCTTTCGCAAAAAGTCTGGCCGTAGTCGATTTTCTGATCGAAGGACCAGTGGAACTGGCCCTCATCGGTCATGAGTCGCACAATGACCTTCGCGCCATCCGCGAGGCGGTGGCACAGTGTTATCTTCCCAACCGCATCCTGGCAACGGGTTCTCCAGGGCACCCCTCTTCACTTCCACTCTTGCGAGACCGTCCAGCCGTGTCCGGCAAGCCGACACTGTACATCTGTCGGAATTACACCTGCCGGCAACCGCTCACCGATCCTGATGCGGTCTCAGCGGCGTTGCAGGCTGACCAGACTGCGCCGAACGAGCATGGAACGGAACCAACGCTGTTGCAAGGGATCAGCCTTCCAGGGCACGCCACGATCCAGGGTACGGCGGCCTATGCGTCTCGATCAATGGCGCGGGACGGCGATGCAGGCTTGGCGCACGGCTTTACAGTGCTCGGTGCAACAGGCTTGACCACGACACGGATAGGGTTCGGAACATACCGCGTCGACATGCAGCAGGCCGACCACCGCCATGCGTTGAAAAAGGCCTTGCGAGCGTCTTGTAATCTCATTGACACCTCGACGAATTACACGGATGGCGACAGCGAGCGATTAGTCGGCTCCGTGCTGGCCGAGCTGGCTGCCTCAGGTGAGGTTCGCCGAGAGGAAATCATCGTGGTCTCCAAGATCGGATATGTCCAGGGGCAGAATCTCAAACTTGCCGAAGCCAAGGACAAATCCGGCCGCCCCTACCCTGAACTGGTGAAATACGGAGAGGGCATTTGGCATTGCATTCATCCTGAATTCTTGGCGGACCAGCTAACGTTGTCTCTCGATCGTTTGGGGCTGGCGACACTTGACCTCTGCCTGCTGCACAATCCAGAATATTTCCTCGCAGAATCGAAGCATCGTGGTTCAGCTGATCTCACCGCACTTCGCGGGGAGTTCTATGCGCGACTTGAACGAGCCTTTGCCTATTTTGAAACACAGGTGTCGGCCGGACGGCTCCGCTTCTATGGCGTGTCATCCAACACCGTCACCTCTCCGACTGACGATCCGGAATCGACGTCGCTTGCGCGTATAGTGCAAGCCGCTGAAGCCGCAGCCCGTTCCGTGGGTGCATCTGCCCATCATTTTCGAGTGCTTCAATGTCCGATGAATCTCATCGAGGCTGGAGCCACCAGAACCCTCAACACCGGCCAACCTCAGCTCCAGACCGTGCTCGACTATGCGCGCCAGGACAACATCGCTGTGTTGGTGAACCGGCCGTTGAATGCCATGATGACTCCCAATAGGATGTTGCGGCTGGCAGATCTCCCGCTCGAAGATCCGCCCATCGATATCGATCAACAGCTGAGTACGGTGGGTGCGCTCGAACAGGAATACCGGACTACTCTCGCACCCAACATCCTCTCGTCCGGAACCGAGACAGCACCGGCCGAATACTTCAATTGGTCAGCCGAACTGCATCGCATTCATCCGCAGATACAGGGGCTCGAACATTGGGAACAGATCGAACACCACATGATCGCTCCACAGATCAACCAGGTCTTACAGCTGCTCACGCGCCAGCTTTCCGGAGATGGAGCCGAACAATGGGAACGCTGGCGTCAACGCTATATTCCTGAGCTTCTGACGCTGCTGCGTGGATTCCGGCGCGAAGCCATCTTGAGGAGCCAGGCACAGACAGAACGAGTCGCGCGAACGATCGACCCTCTGTTGCCAGCCTCACACCACACCGCATCGCTCTCCCAAAAAATGTTGTGGCTCCTCACGAGTACGCCGGGAGTCACCTGCGTGTTAAACGGTATGCGGACACCGACATACGTTGAGGATTCCTTGGCGATCTTGAGATGGGAACCGATCAGAGAGACCCAGCCGATCTATGAAGCGGCACTGATGCTGCCTCGGTAA
- a CDS encoding NAD-dependent malic enzyme, whose translation MRDIGPYSNYRLTVRLELANKPGIFARVAALLAEEQANLGAVDLVSATKTRMVRDMTFDVQNEEHGEKVVARLGELPDVTVLSASDRIFLLHLGGKIRVEGKYPIRTRNVLSMVYTPGVGRVSRAIAQDKSKVYTFTCKSNSVAVVSDGSAVLGLGNLGPEAALPVMEGKVMLFKELAGIDAWPICVNTQDPDEIVRIVQGISPGFGGINLEDISAPRCFEIEQKLKQSLDIPVMHDDQHGTAVVLLAALTNALRVTGKQLDQVRIVVNGLGAAGTACCRMLLAAGAAHVLGCDKEGIILCGEAEQLRACRTDLRACLTRDSPKGTLRDALKGADVFIGLSVGNVVTAADLDLMAPSRIVFALANPDPEVAPELGVTHAAIFATGRSDYPNQINNALAFPGIFRGALDVQASEINEAMKLAAAQAIAHVIPENTLSEDYIIPSVFDKAVVPCVARAVAAAARASGVARRRAKADDSPIVDAPPYSDGE comes from the coding sequence ATGAGAGACATTGGCCCCTATTCGAACTACCGCTTGACGGTTCGCCTCGAACTCGCGAACAAGCCCGGCATCTTTGCCAGAGTGGCGGCGCTCTTGGCGGAAGAACAGGCCAATCTCGGCGCCGTCGATCTTGTGTCGGCGACCAAGACCCGCATGGTTCGAGATATGACCTTCGACGTGCAGAACGAGGAGCATGGCGAAAAAGTCGTCGCCCGGCTGGGCGAGCTGCCCGACGTGACCGTGCTGTCGGCGTCCGATCGTATTTTCTTGCTGCATCTCGGGGGGAAGATTCGAGTTGAGGGGAAATATCCCATCCGTACCCGGAATGTCCTGTCGATGGTGTATACCCCGGGTGTCGGTCGTGTCTCCCGGGCAATCGCACAAGACAAGTCCAAAGTGTATACCTTTACGTGTAAGAGCAACAGTGTCGCGGTTGTCTCGGATGGGTCTGCGGTGTTGGGATTAGGCAACCTTGGTCCAGAGGCGGCTCTCCCGGTCATGGAAGGCAAGGTGATGCTCTTTAAAGAGCTGGCCGGTATCGATGCCTGGCCCATCTGTGTGAATACGCAGGACCCAGATGAGATTGTGCGTATCGTGCAAGGAATTTCGCCAGGCTTTGGCGGCATCAATTTGGAAGACATCAGTGCTCCGCGGTGCTTTGAGATTGAACAGAAGCTAAAACAATCGCTCGACATTCCGGTGATGCATGATGATCAGCATGGCACGGCCGTGGTGCTCCTGGCCGCGTTGACGAATGCGCTCCGGGTCACGGGCAAACAACTCGATCAGGTTCGCATTGTCGTCAATGGCCTTGGCGCCGCAGGAACGGCGTGCTGTCGAATGTTGTTGGCCGCTGGTGCGGCACATGTGCTGGGATGCGACAAGGAGGGCATCATCTTGTGTGGGGAGGCTGAGCAACTACGGGCTTGCCGAACTGATCTTCGTGCCTGTTTGACGCGCGACAGTCCCAAAGGCACATTGCGTGATGCGCTGAAAGGCGCCGATGTGTTTATCGGTCTGTCCGTCGGCAATGTGGTGACTGCTGCTGATCTCGATCTGATGGCTCCGAGTCGAATCGTCTTTGCGCTGGCAAATCCGGATCCGGAGGTTGCGCCGGAGTTAGGGGTCACGCACGCCGCGATTTTCGCGACCGGCCGATCGGATTATCCGAACCAGATCAACAATGCGCTTGCATTTCCCGGGATCTTTCGGGGCGCACTCGATGTTCAGGCCAGCGAGATCAATGAGGCCATGAAGTTGGCTGCCGCACAGGCCATCGCCCACGTGATTCCAGAGAATACGTTGAGCGAAGACTACATTATTCCCAGCGTGTTTGATAAAGCAGTCGTTCCTTGTGTTGCGCGGGCCGTCGCCGCCGCGGCGCGAGCCAGCGGGGTTGCCAGAAGACGGGCAAAAGCGGACGATTCCCCCATCGTTGATGCTCCCCCCTATAGCGACGGAGAGTAG
- a CDS encoding J domain-containing protein → MPFSTAKFLKFRSGMQKRIGSLRSKTEDSLELAVDTMMEERVDGFFQVEQGLEEVIKSLIEIEEELEAIRDLSGAVRLESRLEFVEDRWDEFDSEIRERPRRRRKRVSLADMLKAASGSGQLSESPHAVTNAVDAYAIMGVEFGSSLADVTAAFRIKAKQLHPDANNGDRTSEPELRRMLEAYQFLKEYLSLSNTEPMSPPNRSYSPSE, encoded by the coding sequence ATGCCGTTCTCGACTGCAAAATTTCTGAAGTTCCGAAGCGGCATGCAAAAACGCATCGGTTCACTCCGTTCAAAGACGGAAGACAGCTTGGAACTCGCCGTTGATACGATGATGGAAGAGCGAGTGGATGGGTTCTTCCAGGTCGAACAGGGGCTTGAGGAAGTCATCAAGTCCCTCATCGAGATCGAAGAAGAATTGGAGGCGATCCGAGATCTGAGCGGAGCCGTGCGCCTCGAGTCCAGACTGGAGTTTGTCGAAGACCGGTGGGATGAATTCGACAGCGAAATTCGTGAACGCCCTCGACGGCGTCGTAAGCGGGTTAGTCTCGCCGATATGCTCAAGGCTGCAAGCGGATCCGGACAGTTGTCGGAGAGTCCACATGCGGTGACGAACGCCGTGGATGCCTATGCGATCATGGGGGTGGAGTTCGGCAGTTCACTCGCCGATGTCACGGCCGCCTTTCGAATTAAGGCGAAACAGTTACACCCGGATGCGAACAACGGTGATCGCACCTCAGAACCGGAACTTCGCCGCATGTTGGAAGCCTATCAGTTTCTCAAGGAATATCTCAGCCTCAGCAATACGGAACCGATGTCGCCCCCGAATCGTTCCTACAGCCCGTCTGAGTGA